In the Streptomyces formicae genome, one interval contains:
- a CDS encoding LacI family DNA-binding transcriptional regulator, with translation MGTRQPRGRSGGRPTLEEVAARAGVGRGTVSRVINGSPRVSERTRAAVEEAVAELGYVPNTAARALAANRTDSIAVVVPEPESRFFAEPYFSDIIHGVGAALADTDMQLLLTFAGGDRERRRLAQYLAAHRVDGVLLVSVHADDPLPDLLEQLDIPAVISGRRSADETLASVDSDNFAGARAAVDHLVARGRRTIATITGRLDVYGAQRRLDGYRDALTEAGHPVDEALIAQGDFTEEGGRRAMTELLTRSPALDAVFAGSDVMAAGARQVLRTAGRRIPDDVALVGFDDSAIARHMDPPLTSVRQPIAEMGRTMTDVLLSEIADDRPPATRRLYRPQIVLPTELVERASS, from the coding sequence ATGGGGACTCGTCAGCCCAGGGGGCGGAGCGGGGGGCGTCCCACGCTCGAGGAGGTGGCGGCCCGCGCGGGAGTGGGCCGGGGCACCGTGTCCCGGGTGATCAACGGTTCGCCCCGGGTGAGCGAGCGCACCCGCGCCGCCGTCGAGGAGGCGGTGGCCGAGCTCGGCTATGTCCCGAACACGGCGGCACGGGCCCTTGCCGCCAACCGTACGGACTCGATCGCGGTCGTCGTCCCCGAGCCGGAGTCGCGCTTCTTCGCGGAGCCGTACTTCTCGGACATCATCCACGGCGTGGGCGCGGCCCTCGCCGACACCGACATGCAGCTCCTGCTGACCTTCGCGGGCGGCGACCGGGAACGCAGGCGGCTCGCCCAGTACCTGGCGGCGCACCGCGTGGACGGCGTCCTGCTCGTCTCGGTACACGCCGACGACCCGCTGCCCGACCTCCTGGAGCAGCTGGACATCCCCGCGGTGATCAGCGGCCGCAGATCGGCGGACGAGACCCTGGCCTCGGTCGACTCCGACAACTTCGCGGGGGCCAGGGCGGCCGTCGACCACCTCGTCGCCCGCGGCCGCCGCACCATAGCGACGATCACCGGACGCCTCGACGTCTACGGAGCCCAGCGCCGCCTCGACGGCTACCGCGACGCCCTGACGGAGGCGGGCCACCCGGTCGACGAGGCGTTGATCGCCCAGGGCGACTTCACCGAGGAGGGCGGCCGCCGCGCGATGACCGAGCTCCTGACACGGTCCCCCGCCCTGGACGCGGTCTTCGCGGGCTCGGACGTGATGGCGGCGGGCGCCCGCCAGGTCCTGCGCACGGCGGGCCGCCGCATACCCGACGACGTGGCCCTGGTCGGCTTCGACGACTCGGCGATCGCCCGCCACATGGACCCGCCCCTCACGAGCGTGCGCCAGCCCATCGCGGAAATGGGCCGCACGATGACGGACGTCCTCCTGTCAGAAATCGCCGACGACCGCCCACCCGCCACCCGCCGCCTCTACCGCCCGCAGATCGTCCTGCCCACGGAACTGGTGGAGCGCGCCTCGTCCTGA
- a CDS encoding ABC transporter substrate-binding protein, whose amino-acid sequence MRYRTRTYRKVTVLAAATALAGGLLAGCAEDKEDSGASSGGGGGGGKGKTTLTIGVFGAFGLQEAGLYKEYEKLHPDISIKQNSVQRNENYWPALLTHLSSGSGLSDIQAVEVGNIAELTTSHADKLVDLGKADGVDKNDFLDWKWRQGTSKGGKTIGLGTDIGPTGICYRKDLFEKAGLPTDREEVGKLWAGDWQKYLAVGKRYQKKAPDGTSFVDGATGVMAAVHASGKEKFYDKNGELIYKDSPTVKEGWDIAAQFAEAGLSAKLQQFQPSWDQAISNGSFATLTCPPWMLGYIKDKAGDKGKDKWDVAAAPKPGNWGGSFLTVPEAGKNKEEATKLAAWLTEPEQLAKLFDERASFPSADAAYALPEVKDAKNPYFGGAPVGKIFSKAAEGVPVQPIGPKDGIISQYLADTGMLGVDQKGTAPDEAWDKAVKTIDNALDQ is encoded by the coding sequence ATGCGCTACAGGACTCGCACGTACCGCAAGGTGACGGTCCTCGCGGCCGCCACCGCCCTGGCCGGGGGCCTGCTGGCCGGCTGCGCCGAGGACAAGGAGGATTCGGGCGCCTCCTCGGGCGGCGGCGGAGGTGGCGGCAAGGGGAAGACCACCCTGACCATCGGCGTCTTCGGGGCCTTCGGTCTGCAGGAGGCCGGTCTCTACAAGGAGTACGAGAAGCTCCACCCGGACATCTCCATCAAGCAGAACTCCGTCCAGCGCAACGAGAACTACTGGCCCGCGCTGCTCACCCACCTCAGCAGCGGCAGCGGCCTCTCCGACATCCAGGCCGTCGAGGTCGGCAACATCGCCGAACTGACCACCTCGCACGCGGACAAGCTGGTCGACCTCGGCAAGGCCGACGGCGTCGACAAGAACGACTTCCTGGACTGGAAGTGGCGGCAGGGCACCAGCAAGGGCGGAAAGACGATCGGGCTCGGCACCGACATCGGGCCGACCGGCATCTGCTATCGCAAGGACCTCTTCGAGAAGGCGGGTCTGCCCACCGACCGCGAGGAGGTCGGCAAGCTGTGGGCCGGTGACTGGCAGAAGTACCTCGCGGTGGGCAAGCGCTACCAGAAGAAGGCCCCCGACGGCACGTCCTTCGTGGACGGGGCGACCGGTGTGATGGCCGCCGTGCACGCCTCGGGCAAGGAGAAGTTCTACGACAAGAACGGGGAGCTGATCTACAAGGACAGCCCCACGGTCAAGGAGGGCTGGGACATCGCCGCCCAGTTCGCCGAGGCGGGCCTGAGCGCCAAGCTCCAGCAGTTCCAGCCCAGTTGGGACCAGGCGATCTCCAACGGTTCGTTCGCCACGCTCACCTGCCCGCCCTGGATGCTCGGCTACATCAAGGACAAGGCGGGCGACAAGGGCAAGGACAAGTGGGACGTCGCCGCCGCACCGAAGCCCGGCAACTGGGGCGGCTCCTTCCTGACCGTGCCCGAGGCGGGCAAGAACAAGGAGGAGGCGACCAAGCTCGCCGCCTGGCTGACCGAGCCCGAGCAGCTCGCCAAGCTCTTCGACGAGCGCGCCAGCTTCCCGAGCGCCGACGCCGCGTACGCCCTGCCCGAGGTCAAGGACGCCAAGAACCCCTACTTCGGCGGCGCGCCCGTGGGCAAGATCTTCTCCAAGGCCGCCGAGGGCGTGCCGGTCCAGCCGATCGGCCCCAAGGACGGAATCATCTCCCAGTACCTGGCCGACACCGGGATGCTCGGCGTCGACCAGAAGGGAACCGCTCCCGACGAGGCCTGGGACAAGGCCGTGAAGACGATCGACAACGCCTTGGACCAGTGA
- a CDS encoding carbohydrate ABC transporter permease: MTSDARTAAPSQEEGAAPRDGAAERSADERRRARRSRRYRWDVKWSPYAFIAPFFLFFLAFGLFPLLYTGWASLHRVELGAPTDMEWVGLRNFSRLLDDEFFWNALRNTFTIGLLSTVPQLLMALGLAHLLNYRLRGSMFFRVAILTPYATSVAAATLVFVLMFSRTDHGMINWGLGLVGIDAVDWQNGDWTAQFAVSSIVIWRWTGYNALIYLAAMQAIPHDLYESAALDGASRWQQFRHVTIPSLRPTILFTCVVSTIGATQLFGEPLLFSQGASPTGGSDHQFQTLGLYLYEQGWFNQHLGRSSAIAWTMFLILVLIGLVNWAVSRRIRKNA; the protein is encoded by the coding sequence ATGACGAGCGACGCCCGAACCGCCGCGCCCTCCCAGGAGGAGGGCGCGGCCCCCCGCGACGGGGCCGCCGAACGCTCCGCCGACGAGCGCCGCAGGGCCCGGCGCAGCCGCCGCTACCGCTGGGACGTCAAGTGGAGTCCCTACGCCTTCATCGCCCCCTTCTTCCTCTTCTTCCTCGCCTTCGGGCTCTTCCCGCTGCTGTACACGGGGTGGGCCTCGCTGCACCGCGTGGAGCTCGGCGCCCCCACCGACATGGAGTGGGTGGGGCTGCGCAACTTCTCCCGGCTGCTCGACGACGAGTTCTTCTGGAACGCGCTGCGCAACACCTTCACCATCGGGCTCCTCTCCACCGTGCCGCAGCTCCTGATGGCGCTCGGCCTGGCCCACCTCCTCAACTACCGCCTGCGCGGCTCGATGTTCTTCCGGGTCGCGATCCTCACCCCGTACGCCACCTCCGTGGCCGCGGCGACGCTGGTCTTCGTCCTGATGTTCAGCCGCACCGACCACGGGATGATCAACTGGGGGCTCGGGCTCGTCGGGATCGACGCGGTCGACTGGCAGAACGGGGACTGGACCGCGCAGTTCGCCGTCTCCTCCATCGTGATCTGGCGGTGGACCGGCTACAACGCGCTGATCTACCTCGCCGCGATGCAGGCCATCCCGCACGATCTGTACGAGTCGGCCGCCCTGGACGGCGCGAGCCGCTGGCAGCAGTTCCGGCACGTCACCATCCCCTCGCTGCGGCCGACGATCCTCTTCACCTGTGTCGTGTCGACGATCGGGGCGACCCAACTCTTCGGCGAGCCCCTGCTGTTCAGCCAGGGCGCGAGCCCCACCGGGGGCTCCGACCACCAGTTCCAGACCCTGGGCCTCTACCTCTACGAGCAGGGCTGGTTCAACCAGCACCTCGGCAGGTCCTCGGCGATCGCCTGGACGATGTTCCTGATTCTCGTGCTGATCGGCCTCGTCAACTGGGCCGTCAGCCGCCGGATCCGCAAGAACGCGTGA
- a CDS encoding carbohydrate ABC transporter permease translates to MPTRSTGSTGSARPRKRGAGRQLHGGKVTYAVLILFTIGSLFPLVWTAIAASRNNTRLAETPPPFWFGGNLFKNLEIAWTDANMGTALLNTLVVAGTITVGTVLFSTLAGFAFAKLRFRFRGFLLLLVIGTMMVPPQLSVVPLFMVVAKLGWTDQLQSVVLPTLVSAFGVFFMRQYLKEALPTELIEAARVDGASSLRVIWHVVFPAARPAMAVLAMLTFVMAWNDFFWPIIALTQEGSPTVQVALAGLGRGNIPDQSVIMAGALLGTLPLLIAFVLFGKQIVGGIMQGAVKG, encoded by the coding sequence CTGCCCACCAGGTCCACCGGGTCCACCGGTTCCGCCAGGCCGCGCAAGCGAGGCGCCGGACGCCAGCTGCACGGCGGCAAGGTGACCTACGCGGTGCTGATCCTCTTCACCATCGGCTCGCTCTTCCCGCTGGTGTGGACGGCGATCGCGGCGTCCCGCAACAACACCCGGCTCGCCGAGACCCCTCCTCCCTTCTGGTTCGGCGGCAACCTCTTCAAGAACCTGGAGATCGCCTGGACCGACGCCAACATGGGCACGGCCCTGCTCAACACCCTGGTGGTGGCGGGCACCATCACCGTCGGCACCGTGCTCTTCTCCACCCTCGCGGGCTTCGCCTTCGCCAAACTCCGTTTCCGATTCCGGGGGTTCCTGCTGCTCCTGGTGATCGGCACGATGATGGTGCCGCCCCAGCTCAGCGTCGTCCCGCTGTTCATGGTGGTGGCGAAGCTGGGCTGGACCGATCAGCTGCAGTCCGTCGTCCTGCCCACCCTCGTCAGCGCCTTCGGGGTGTTCTTCATGCGGCAGTACCTCAAGGAGGCGCTGCCCACCGAGCTGATCGAGGCCGCCCGGGTGGACGGTGCGAGCAGCCTGCGGGTGATCTGGCACGTGGTCTTTCCCGCCGCGCGCCCCGCGATGGCGGTGCTCGCCATGCTCACCTTCGTCATGGCGTGGAACGACTTCTTCTGGCCGATCATCGCCCTGACCCAGGAGGGCTCGCCGACCGTGCAGGTGGCGCTCGCCGGGCTCGGCCGCGGGAACATCCCCGATCAGTCCGTGATCATGGCGGGCGCGCTGCTCGGGACGCTGCCGCTGCTCATCGCGTTCGTCCTGTTCGGCAAGCAGATCGTGGGCGGGATCATGCAGGGTGCGGTCAAGGGCTGA
- a CDS encoding glycoside hydrolase family 1 protein, which translates to MSSSTVNSIFPAGFLWGAATAAYQIEGAAREDGRTPSIWDTFSHTPGKVLGGDTGDVAVDHYHRWREDVRLMADLGLSAYRFSVSWSRVQPTGRGPAVQRGLDFYRALVDELLAHGIRPMVTLYHWDLPQELEDAFPSGSSAGGGWPERDTAHRFAEYAGIVADALGDRVEMWSTLNEPWCSAFLGYGSGVHAPGRTDPVAALRAAHHLNLAHGLGVQALRERLPARARIGVSLNPSAVRPLTPSAADRDARRRIDALANRVFTGPMLRGVYDDDLLADTARITDWAFVQEGDLRTAHQPIDFLGINYYSPAVVSAAARDEADGSGAPRPDGHGASAHSPWPGADDHVSFHRAPGELTAMDWPVDPTGLKDLLLEYTAQAPGVPLYVTENGAAYDDRPGAGGQVHDPERIRYLHGHLAAVHEAIVAGADVRGYYLWSLLDNFEWAYGYSKRFGAVHVDYATQVRTPKSSAHWYAKVAASGELPGESAAD; encoded by the coding sequence ATGTCTTCGTCCACCGTGAACTCGATCTTCCCCGCCGGTTTCCTGTGGGGTGCGGCGACCGCCGCGTACCAGATCGAGGGGGCCGCGCGGGAGGACGGCCGCACCCCCTCCATCTGGGACACGTTCAGCCATACGCCGGGCAAGGTGCTCGGTGGGGACACGGGGGACGTCGCCGTCGACCACTACCACCGGTGGCGCGAGGACGTGCGGCTCATGGCGGACCTGGGCCTGTCCGCCTACCGCTTCTCGGTCTCCTGGTCGCGGGTGCAGCCCACCGGGCGCGGGCCCGCCGTGCAGCGGGGGCTCGACTTCTACCGGGCGCTCGTGGACGAGCTGCTCGCGCACGGCATCCGGCCGATGGTCACGCTCTACCACTGGGACCTGCCGCAGGAACTGGAGGACGCCTTCCCCAGCGGTTCCTCGGCGGGCGGGGGCTGGCCCGAGCGGGACACCGCGCACCGCTTCGCGGAGTACGCGGGGATCGTCGCCGACGCGCTCGGGGACCGCGTGGAGATGTGGTCGACGCTCAACGAGCCCTGGTGCAGCGCCTTCCTCGGCTACGGCTCGGGGGTGCACGCCCCGGGCCGCACCGATCCGGTGGCCGCCCTGCGCGCGGCTCACCACCTCAACCTCGCGCACGGCCTCGGCGTCCAGGCGCTGCGCGAGCGGCTGCCCGCGCGGGCGCGGATCGGGGTCAGTCTCAACCCGAGCGCCGTACGCCCCCTGACCCCCTCCGCCGCCGACCGGGACGCGCGGCGCCGGATCGACGCGCTGGCCAACCGCGTCTTCACCGGGCCGATGCTGCGCGGTGTGTACGACGACGATCTGCTCGCGGACACCGCGCGCATCACGGACTGGGCCTTCGTCCAGGAGGGCGATCTGCGCACGGCCCACCAGCCCATCGACTTCCTCGGCATCAACTACTACTCCCCCGCTGTCGTGTCGGCCGCCGCACGCGACGAGGCCGACGGTTCCGGTGCTCCGCGCCCTGACGGGCACGGAGCGAGCGCGCACTCCCCCTGGCCGGGCGCCGACGACCACGTCTCCTTCCACCGCGCGCCCGGTGAGCTCACCGCCATGGACTGGCCGGTGGACCCGACCGGGCTGAAGGACCTTCTCCTTGAGTACACCGCTCAGGCCCCCGGGGTTCCGCTCTACGTGACGGAGAACGGCGCGGCCTACGACGACAGGCCCGGCGCGGGCGGCCAGGTCCACGACCCCGAGCGCATCCGCTATCTGCACGGGCACCTCGCCGCCGTGCACGAGGCGATCGTGGCGGGCGCCGACGTCCGCGGCTACTACCTCTGGTCGCTCCTGGACAACTTCGAATGGGCGTACGGCTACAGCAAACGCTTCGGCGCGGTCCACGTGGACTACGCGACGCAGGTCAGGACCCCGAAGTCCAGTGCCCACTGGTACGCGAAGGTCGCCGCGTCCGGGGAGCTGCCCGGGGAGTCCGCGGCAGACTGA